The genomic interval GGCCAGAATCAGAACGCCATCGGCGCCTTCGGCCAGAAGTTTGAGGATGTGCGGGACTTCCACCTTGCTGGAGCAAGGCATGGCCACCAGGCGGACCAGGCAATCCTTCACCAGCCCGGGCGCGGCAGCCACATCGGCCGCCGAACCAACACTTCTGTTGCAGTAGAGCACGACAATATTCGGTTGACACTTTTCACTCATAGACAGGCGAGCTCCTTTTTGCTCCTGCATTTTCTGCCAATCAATGTTCATGGAGTACTGCTCTTCCCCCGGGGCATGAAAATCTGGCTGACAGTCGCGCAGAAGCCATCGGACGTCATTCCGGCGAAATAC from Desulfatirhabdium butyrativorans DSM 18734 carries:
- a CDS encoding hydrogenase iron-sulfur subunit, coding for MSEKCQPNIVVLYCNRSVGSAADVAAAPGLVKDCLVRLVAMPCSSKVEVPHILKLLAEGADGVLILACPEGGCQFLVGSARAEKRVRYTQSLLQAAGLAEKRVGIVREKRFSAETIAQQIEHHLRAEPK